The Lujinxingia vulgaris genome includes a region encoding these proteins:
- a CDS encoding serine/threonine-protein kinase → MGRTQRLAQPESFAKYQLVARLAHGRMGDVYKAKSHGVEGFEKILCVKVIHPGLAAVPTFVDVIIDEAKRAVALSHANIAQVLDLGHEEDRQQFYVAMEYINGMDLARALNLARTTGQRWSQEMSVFIASEVAKGLDYAHRRKDFNFNNLNILHRSMRPENVMLSYDGEVKITDFGLSRALDLVEALDDNDVRQRVLYAAPEAVRQEGYTRQSDIFSLGLILYEMLTGAHPYEHPDIAEVQRRAAHGEVPPIAERVEIPRQLQQLIESMLVHDPAGRASSAGQLYEELIGYLFGNNLQADNRLLSLTMQELRRREPQSDQVEAIEEVGLEEISVHELESAFARGGAFHEDDAPDPRQGGALPSSRLGARDEPVGPRLPGALETLFRSAQGGRGKAALLSGGLGRGGQHLLDRLRVATSKRGDSRAALMLVGADDRLRPFGAISEMMLDALVGPPSPQGVDRRRQALKLLASAGVSAPALATLKRLWQLSEGLDFGWETRRGHLVEVLRAFVGLQAERATFVWLIDQVEDLDHASLDVLRDVVASIGEWPLLLIMGTAADDAMRGHFDAGHPEDLEAVRVRGIGPLSPEEVSQANEAADAVMTALALAERPLPSEDLSALTGLSGEAVAQAAASLSELGALRQPQPGVVHLAVPNWLTWRLAERGDTGVKRYAATLARYLSLRSAPGERGGLTPTLIRLYAYAHDRRALLDLATRFGDWLQAHAWQRTALDYYRHLAGLLGAHALGVPQRRVDLLLQAAEIALEMALIEECREVLDPLSALTEATRYESGFVRSQLLLGQLAMQQDDLDEARAHFNRAWRSATAMAHPELLARASLALAGWYERFGDPSAALAQIDSAVNLTSRWGAKRMQPRPRAALLQRSAQMWGERGMGGRALRPLNALDELARAHTLPSIQCRALIARGRLAGFQGQVERARQGLNEALALATSHGLNALAIEVRRMRTSVELHAGDFAGAIRWADEAAAQAARHDDRYSEQRARDLRALAACHLNEQADQALEHLRQSLRRATERGVPKDVYRGHDFLARALRALGRHDEAAHHQEHARQLSRAMRVGHAA, encoded by the coding sequence ATGGGACGCACCCAGCGCCTGGCTCAACCGGAGTCTTTTGCCAAATACCAGCTCGTCGCTCGCCTGGCCCACGGCCGTATGGGCGACGTTTATAAGGCCAAGAGCCACGGTGTCGAAGGTTTTGAGAAGATCCTCTGCGTCAAGGTCATTCACCCAGGCCTGGCCGCCGTCCCGACCTTTGTCGACGTGATCATCGACGAGGCCAAGCGCGCCGTAGCCTTGAGCCACGCCAACATCGCCCAGGTCCTGGATCTCGGCCACGAGGAAGACCGCCAGCAGTTCTACGTCGCCATGGAGTACATCAACGGCATGGATCTGGCCCGGGCGCTCAACCTGGCGCGCACCACCGGTCAGCGCTGGAGCCAGGAGATGTCGGTCTTCATCGCCAGCGAGGTCGCCAAAGGGCTCGACTACGCCCACCGCCGCAAAGACTTCAACTTCAACAACCTCAACATCCTGCATCGCTCGATGCGGCCCGAAAACGTGATGCTCTCCTACGACGGGGAGGTCAAAATCACCGACTTCGGCCTCTCGCGCGCCCTCGATCTGGTCGAAGCGCTCGACGATAACGACGTACGCCAGCGCGTGCTCTACGCCGCCCCCGAGGCGGTGCGGCAGGAGGGCTACACCCGCCAGAGCGACATCTTCAGCCTGGGGCTCATCCTCTACGAGATGCTCACCGGCGCCCACCCCTACGAGCACCCCGACATCGCCGAAGTTCAGCGGCGAGCGGCGCATGGGGAGGTCCCCCCGATAGCGGAGCGCGTGGAGATTCCCCGCCAGCTTCAGCAGCTCATCGAGTCGATGCTCGTGCACGATCCGGCCGGCCGCGCCTCCAGCGCCGGCCAGCTCTACGAGGAGCTCATCGGCTACCTCTTCGGCAACAACCTTCAGGCCGATAACCGCCTGCTCTCGCTGACCATGCAGGAGCTTCGCCGCCGCGAGCCTCAGAGCGACCAGGTCGAGGCCATTGAGGAGGTGGGCCTCGAAGAGATCAGCGTTCATGAGCTGGAGTCGGCCTTTGCGCGCGGTGGCGCCTTCCACGAGGACGACGCCCCGGATCCGCGTCAGGGCGGCGCCCTGCCCTCGAGTCGGCTGGGCGCCCGCGACGAGCCTGTCGGCCCCCGACTTCCCGGTGCTCTGGAGACGCTCTTTCGCTCGGCGCAGGGCGGCCGCGGCAAAGCCGCGCTGCTCTCCGGGGGGCTGGGCCGAGGCGGCCAGCATCTTCTGGATCGCCTGCGCGTGGCGACCTCAAAACGCGGTGACAGCCGCGCGGCGCTCATGCTTGTGGGTGCCGACGACCGCCTTCGCCCCTTCGGCGCAATCAGTGAGATGATGCTCGACGCCCTGGTCGGCCCGCCCTCCCCGCAGGGCGTCGATCGCCGCCGCCAGGCCCTCAAATTGCTCGCCAGCGCCGGCGTCTCCGCCCCGGCGCTCGCCACCCTCAAGCGCCTCTGGCAGCTCAGCGAGGGGCTGGACTTCGGCTGGGAGACCCGCCGCGGCCACCTGGTCGAGGTGCTCCGGGCCTTTGTCGGGCTGCAGGCCGAGCGTGCCACCTTTGTGTGGCTTATCGACCAGGTCGAAGATCTCGACCACGCCTCACTTGACGTGTTGCGCGACGTGGTGGCCTCGATCGGGGAGTGGCCGCTGCTGTTGATTATGGGCACGGCGGCCGACGACGCGATGCGCGGCCATTTTGATGCGGGCCACCCCGAAGACCTCGAAGCAGTGCGCGTGCGCGGCATCGGTCCGCTCTCGCCAGAAGAGGTCAGCCAGGCAAATGAGGCAGCCGATGCCGTCATGACCGCACTGGCGCTGGCCGAGCGGCCCCTGCCTTCCGAAGATCTCAGCGCGCTCACCGGCCTCTCGGGCGAAGCGGTGGCGCAGGCCGCAGCGTCGCTCTCGGAGCTCGGGGCGCTTCGCCAGCCGCAGCCCGGCGTTGTGCACCTGGCCGTCCCCAACTGGCTGACCTGGCGTCTGGCCGAGCGGGGCGACACCGGGGTCAAGCGCTACGCGGCCACGCTGGCGCGCTACCTCTCGTTGCGCAGCGCCCCTGGCGAACGCGGCGGTCTGACGCCGACGTTGATTCGACTCTACGCCTACGCCCACGACCGGCGTGCCCTGCTCGACCTGGCCACGCGTTTTGGCGACTGGCTTCAGGCGCACGCCTGGCAGCGCACCGCGCTTGATTATTACCGTCACCTGGCCGGGCTTTTGGGCGCCCACGCGCTCGGTGTGCCGCAGCGGCGCGTGGATCTTTTGCTGCAGGCCGCCGAGATCGCGCTGGAGATGGCGCTCATCGAAGAATGCCGCGAGGTGCTCGACCCGCTCAGCGCGCTGACCGAAGCCACACGCTACGAGAGCGGCTTTGTGCGCAGCCAGCTGCTGCTGGGCCAGTTGGCCATGCAACAGGACGACCTCGACGAGGCGCGCGCCCACTTCAACCGCGCCTGGCGCAGCGCCACCGCCATGGCGCACCCCGAACTCCTGGCGCGCGCCTCGCTGGCGCTGGCCGGCTGGTACGAGCGTTTCGGTGACCCGAGCGCCGCGCTCGCTCAGATCGACAGCGCGGTCAACCTGACCAGCCGCTGGGGCGCAAAGCGCATGCAGCCTCGCCCCCGCGCCGCCCTCCTCCAGCGCAGCGCGCAAATGTGGGGCGAACGTGGGATGGGTGGGCGCGCGCTGCGGCCGCTCAATGCGCTGGATGAGCTGGCACGCGCCCACACCCTGCCCTCCATCCAATGCCGCGCGCTCATCGCGCGCGGGCGCCTGGCCGGCTTCCAGGGCCAGGTCGAGCGCGCTCGCCAGGGGCTCAATGAGGCGCTTGCGCTGGCCACCTCCCACGGCCTCAACGCCCTGGCCATCGAGGTCCGCCGTATGCGCACCTCGGTGGAGCTTCACGCCGGCGACTTCGCCGGGGCCATTCGCTGGGCCGATGAGGCCGCCGCCCAGGCGGCCCGCCACGACGACCGCTACAGCGAGCAGCGCGCGCGCGATCTTCGCGCGCTGGCCGCCTGTCACCTCAATGAGCAGGCCGATCAGGCCCTGGAGCATCTTCGCCAGAGCCTGCGTCGCGCCACCGAGCGTGGCGTGCCCAAAGATGTCTACCGCGGCCACGACTTTCTGGCCCGCGCGCTGCGCGCGCTCGGCCGCCACGACGAAGCCGCCCATCACCAGGAGCACGCCCGCCAGCTCTCCCGCGCAATGCGCGTCGGCCACGCCGCCTGA
- a CDS encoding class I SAM-dependent methyltransferase: MGRKDNQSYYDEFAAWYERERHDGYHRLIDDLEVDLVSRYGRGKDVLEVGCGTGLILERVAKVARKAVGIDLSPGMLEQARARGLEVSEGCATELPFEDATFDVVYSFKVLAHVQDIRKAVAEAARVVRPGGVLLLEFYNPRSIRYLAKTLGGPQKISDATRESAVYTRWDDPETVTSYLPEGVDLMEWAGVRVFTPAAFVHKLPVVGSALRKLEFVARDSPLSRYGGFLVAVARRQEQAADDISFRNAEAIG; this comes from the coding sequence ATGGGCCGCAAAGACAATCAGAGCTACTACGACGAATTCGCCGCCTGGTACGAGCGCGAGCGCCACGACGGCTACCACCGCCTCATCGACGATCTGGAGGTGGATCTGGTGAGTCGTTACGGCCGCGGCAAAGACGTGCTCGAGGTCGGGTGCGGCACCGGGCTCATCCTGGAGCGCGTGGCAAAGGTCGCCCGCAAGGCCGTCGGCATTGACTTAAGCCCCGGGATGCTCGAGCAAGCGCGCGCCCGCGGCCTGGAAGTCAGCGAGGGCTGCGCCACCGAGCTTCCTTTCGAAGACGCAACCTTTGACGTCGTTTACAGCTTCAAGGTGCTCGCCCACGTTCAGGACATCCGTAAGGCCGTCGCCGAGGCCGCCCGCGTGGTGCGCCCCGGCGGTGTGCTCTTGTTGGAGTTCTACAATCCGCGCAGCATCCGCTACCTGGCCAAAACCCTCGGCGGTCCCCAGAAGATCTCAGACGCCACCCGCGAGTCGGCTGTCTATACGCGCTGGGACGACCCCGAGACGGTCACCTCGTACCTCCCCGAGGGCGTCGACCTGATGGAGTGGGCCGGGGTGCGCGTGTTCACGCCGGCGGCTTTCGTGCACAAACTTCCCGTGGTCGGCTCGGCGCTGCGTAAGCTCGAATTTGTGGCGCGCGACAGCCCCCTGAGCCGCTACGGTGGCTTTCTGGTGGCGGTGGCCCGACGTCAGGAGCAGGCTGCCGACGACATTTCCTTTCGCAACGCCGAAGCGATCGGCTAA
- a CDS encoding AAA family ATPase, translating to MKTLYKEPLFSADGQLRMERFTPEATEIFAALLAHLEALGRRMFLPIDLLIVLIESGEVELARAVASVADAALSYAEVLPRLKVLSRELDEDAAGQARMERACFSRGFTRILEEAWELALGRGGAAIAVADLARAVTWRAEAVESASIRWAIRRLGEGKGDELFDDRGLLRLDLFDIASRGILEGAMKIAASHGSSFLGTPHLIAVLSSVRDSVLWRSAMARGLEPARLREELLRLIGSKPDALPDFLIGRKTLTPRMIRMLQIARSEAGEFVSEHDLVVAFLADGGSSLELVQALGLEQDIRQALGEPRVLAGAEPVEAAVRFAARRPSSPTLDMLGRDLTREAVEGRLPEIVGRELELERVFNVLMRREQRNPLLTGEAGVGKTALATALAQAIATGKAPSRLAGHRVIELNGASLMSGTSYRGDLEARITTLLEEASRDVILFIDEAHAVFSPRSGSNTPAEVPNHFKSALASGTIAVVGATTEEEYRRWFEQDPALKRRFERVEIAEPDAAMVRHILDALVPHLQDDYEVTIADEAVEAAIELSTRYIPEQRLPDKAKKVLMDAAIASARHSERDEAGVAVVDRHAVAEQIHVKTGVPTERLLRGEVSWWVGLEDRLGEAIVGQEAAVSTIAQALVVSRLKHGDQRRALATLAFVGPAGVGKATAARAMAREIFGDERAFLRVDLSDFQEAHALSRLIGSPPGYVGYEDADMLVTPLRRRPSSVVLLDEFDKAHPRIQDRLLRMLEEGELVDTRGHSADATNAIFVLSFCAQPAAAQPIGFGARQPDPLSGVDAELAAQVASHVDALVAFRDLSGDGASGARQLLQRLLQRFSAHAEREYGFRVELDTSLQEVLDRRVATIGNARAIEALVDEVVYRPLTELLLGGHTRGDVVLSWDASQGRATPTTKNA from the coding sequence ATGAAGACCCTCTACAAAGAGCCGCTCTTTAGCGCCGACGGCCAGCTCCGCATGGAGCGCTTTACGCCCGAGGCCACTGAAATTTTCGCCGCGCTCCTCGCCCATCTCGAGGCGCTGGGCCGGCGCATGTTTCTGCCGATCGATCTGCTCATCGTGCTGATCGAGTCCGGGGAGGTGGAGCTGGCCCGGGCGGTGGCCTCCGTCGCCGACGCTGCGTTGAGTTACGCGGAGGTACTCCCGCGTCTCAAGGTTCTCTCGCGCGAGCTTGATGAAGACGCCGCCGGCCAGGCGCGCATGGAGCGCGCCTGCTTCTCGCGCGGTTTTACCCGAATCCTTGAAGAAGCCTGGGAGCTCGCGCTGGGCCGAGGGGGCGCAGCGATCGCGGTGGCCGACCTGGCCCGCGCGGTCACCTGGCGAGCCGAGGCGGTGGAGTCCGCTTCGATTCGCTGGGCAATACGTCGCCTCGGGGAAGGGAAGGGCGATGAGCTCTTCGATGATCGCGGCCTGCTGCGCCTGGACCTCTTCGACATCGCCTCGCGCGGCATCCTGGAGGGCGCGATGAAGATCGCCGCCTCCCACGGAAGCTCCTTTCTGGGCACACCCCACCTGATCGCCGTGCTCTCGTCGGTGCGCGACTCTGTGCTCTGGCGCTCGGCGATGGCCCGGGGCCTGGAGCCGGCGCGACTGCGCGAGGAGCTTCTGCGCCTCATTGGCAGCAAGCCCGACGCGTTGCCCGACTTTCTGATCGGCCGCAAGACGTTGACACCGCGCATGATCCGCATGTTGCAGATCGCGCGCAGTGAGGCTGGCGAGTTTGTCAGTGAGCACGATCTTGTGGTGGCTTTTCTCGCGGATGGGGGCTCGTCGCTGGAGCTGGTTCAGGCGCTGGGGCTTGAGCAGGACATCCGCCAGGCGTTGGGAGAGCCCCGGGTCCTCGCCGGTGCCGAGCCGGTGGAGGCCGCGGTGCGTTTTGCTGCGCGCCGCCCCTCCTCGCCAACCCTGGATATGCTCGGCCGCGACCTCACCCGCGAGGCGGTTGAAGGTCGGCTCCCCGAGATCGTCGGGCGCGAGCTTGAGCTGGAACGCGTGTTCAACGTGCTAATGCGCCGCGAGCAGCGAAACCCGCTGCTCACCGGTGAGGCGGGCGTGGGCAAGACCGCGCTGGCCACGGCGCTGGCCCAGGCCATCGCCACCGGGAAGGCCCCGAGTCGCCTGGCGGGGCACCGCGTCATTGAGCTCAACGGCGCAAGTCTGATGAGTGGCACCAGTTATCGCGGCGATCTCGAAGCGCGCATCACCACTCTGCTAGAAGAAGCGAGCCGAGACGTGATCCTCTTTATCGACGAGGCCCACGCCGTCTTTTCGCCTCGCTCCGGGAGCAACACCCCGGCGGAGGTGCCCAATCACTTTAAGAGCGCGCTGGCCAGCGGCACCATCGCCGTGGTCGGGGCCACCACAGAAGAAGAGTACCGCCGCTGGTTTGAGCAAGATCCCGCGCTGAAGCGCCGCTTTGAACGCGTGGAGATTGCTGAGCCTGACGCGGCGATGGTTCGCCACATTCTCGACGCGCTGGTGCCTCATCTTCAGGATGATTACGAGGTCACGATCGCCGACGAAGCCGTGGAAGCCGCCATTGAGCTCTCCACCCGCTACATCCCCGAACAACGCCTCCCCGACAAGGCCAAGAAGGTGCTGATGGACGCCGCGATCGCCAGCGCGCGCCATAGCGAGAGGGACGAGGCGGGCGTTGCTGTGGTCGACCGACACGCGGTCGCCGAGCAGATCCACGTGAAGACCGGCGTGCCCACCGAGCGTCTTCTGCGCGGGGAGGTCTCCTGGTGGGTGGGGCTCGAAGATCGTCTGGGCGAGGCCATCGTGGGGCAGGAGGCGGCCGTCTCGACGATCGCCCAGGCGCTGGTGGTCAGTCGGCTGAAGCACGGCGATCAACGGCGCGCCCTGGCGACGCTGGCCTTTGTGGGCCCGGCGGGCGTGGGCAAGGCGACGGCGGCCCGGGCCATGGCCCGCGAGATCTTCGGCGATGAGCGCGCGTTTCTTCGCGTGGACCTGAGCGACTTTCAGGAAGCCCACGCCCTGAGTCGCCTCATCGGATCGCCGCCGGGTTACGTCGGCTACGAAGACGCCGACATGCTGGTGACTCCGCTTCGCCGTCGACCGAGCAGCGTGGTGCTCCTGGATGAATTCGATAAAGCGCACCCCCGCATCCAGGATCGACTTCTGCGGATGCTCGAGGAGGGCGAGCTCGTCGATACCCGCGGTCATAGCGCCGACGCCACCAACGCTATCTTTGTGCTCAGTTTTTGCGCGCAGCCCGCCGCCGCACAACCCATCGGGTTTGGCGCTCGCCAGCCCGATCCTCTCTCCGGTGTGGACGCGGAGCTGGCCGCGCAGGTGGCCTCCCACGTCGATGCTCTGGTGGCCTTTCGGGATCTCTCGGGCGACGGCGCCTCCGGCGCTCGCCAGCTGCTTCAGCGCCTGCTGCAACGGTTCAGTGCCCACGCCGAGCGCGAGTATGGGTTCCGCGTCGAGCTCGATACCTCGCTGCAGGAGGTTCTCGACCGCCGCGTCGCCACCATAGGCAACGCCCGGGCCATCGAGGCGCTGGTCGATGAGGTGGTCTACCGCCCGCTCACCGAGCTGTTGCTCGGCGGCCACACCCGGGGCGATGTCGTGCTGAGCTGGGACGCCAGCCAGGGTAGGGCGACGCCGACCACAAAAAACGCCTGA
- a CDS encoding septal ring lytic transglycosylase RlpA family protein, with protein MSLMNWVVLIAMYSQLAVGGESIELSAVELPPVQQAGLASWYGDGAWHGDITANGEAFDPMQFTCAHRSLPFDTMVLIENRANRRRVWCRINDRGPYGYVNDEGEWAFVVSSSPDKNWRGILDMSIATARALGTTEVGLQNVYLRYWTRNSPPNFHLAALNP; from the coding sequence ATGTCTCTTATGAACTGGGTCGTACTTATCGCGATGTATTCGCAGCTGGCCGTCGGCGGGGAGTCGATTGAGCTGAGCGCCGTGGAGCTTCCGCCTGTGCAGCAGGCCGGGCTTGCCTCCTGGTATGGAGACGGCGCCTGGCACGGTGATATCACTGCCAATGGCGAGGCCTTTGACCCGATGCAGTTTACCTGCGCCCATCGCTCTTTGCCTTTTGACACGATGGTGCTGATTGAGAACCGCGCCAACCGTCGGCGCGTCTGGTGCCGGATCAACGACCGTGGTCCCTACGGCTACGTCAACGACGAGGGGGAATGGGCCTTTGTGGTCTCAAGCTCTCCCGATAAGAACTGGCGGGGGATTCTGGACATGTCGATCGCCACAGCGCGCGCGCTGGGCACGACTGAGGTGGGGCTACAAAACGTCTATCTACGCTACTGGACGCGCAACAGTCCCCCGAACTTCCACCTCGCCGCGCTCAACCCCTAA